One genomic window of Oncorhynchus clarkii lewisi isolate Uvic-CL-2024 chromosome 5, UVic_Ocla_1.0, whole genome shotgun sequence includes the following:
- the LOC139409390 gene encoding volume-regulated anion channel subunit LRRC8D-like produces the protein MMFTLTEVAALNDIQPTYRILKPWWDVFMDYLGVVMLMLAIFSGTMQLTKDQVVCLPILEPASEDPSGFTTPQPAEGSGSGSGNGGSRVTLAATPLVTKDLPDSVVHQIHFTHSGGVGQQPLPTGVRTNLDFQQYVFVNQMCYHVALPWYSKYFPYLALIHTIVLMVSSNFWFKYPKTCSKIEHFVGILGKCFESPWTTKALSETACEDSEENKQRLTGAPFLPKHFSTSSEEGSPNQSTPMLAKSGVKFTADKPVIEVPCMTILDNKDGEQAKALFEKVRKFRTHVEDSDLIYKLYVAQTVIKTVKFILILCYTMTFVAAIDFDHVCEPDIKHLTGYTKFQCTHNMAFMLRKLLVSYISLVCIYGLICIYTLFWLFRRPLKEYSFEKVREESSFSDIPDVKNDFAFLLHMVDQYDQLYSKRFGVFLSEVSENKLREISLNHEWTFEKLRQHVTRNAQDKLELHLFMLSGLPDAVFDLTDLEILKLELIPEARITAKISQMINIQELHFYHCPAKVEQTAFSFLRDHLRCLHVKFTDVAEIPTWVYLLKSLRELYLVGNLNSENNKMIGLESLRDLRHLKILHLKSNLTKVPTNITDLSPHLIKLVVHNDGTKLLVLNSLKKMMNLAELELHNCELERIPHAIFSLTNLQELDLKSNNIRTIEEVISFQHLKRLICLKLWHNKIITIPLSISHVKNLESLYLSHNKLESLPVPLFNLLKLRYLDISHNSIAVIPLEIGFMQNLQHFAITGNKVEVVPKQLFKCTKLRTLSLGHNCIAVLPEKISNLVQLTNLELKGNCLDRLPPQLGQCHLLRRNCLVVEDHLFDSLPLEIKESINQEANVPFANGV, from the exons A TGATGTTTACTCTTACCGAGGTAGCCGCCCTgaatgacatccagccaacctATCGGATCCTGAAACCATGGTGGGACGTCTTTATGGACTACCTGGGCGTCGTCATGCTGATGCTGGCCATATTTTCTGGAACCATGCAGTTAACCAAAGACCAGGTGGTTTGCCTTCCTATCCTGGAACCAGCTTCAGAGGACCCCAGCGGCTTCACAACACCGCAGCCAGCGgaggggtctggttctgggtcaggGAACGGAGGAAGTAGGGTGACGCTAGCCGCCACTCCCCTAGTGACTAAGGATCTACCGGATAGTGTTGTTCATCAGATTCACTTTACACATTCTGGTGGTGTTGGACAGCAGCCTCTGCCAACAGGCGTCAGGACAAACCTGGACTTTCAGCAATATGTTTTTGTCAATCAGATGTGCTACCATGTCGCACTGCCGTGGTATTCTAAATACTTCCCATACCTTGCTCTCATACACACCATCGTCCTCATGGTCAGCAGTAACTTCTGGTTCAAATATCCAAAGACTTGTTCGAAAATAGAGCATTTTGTGGGGATTCTGGGGAAGTGTTTTGAGTCTCCTTGGACGACCAAGGCATTATCTGAGACGGCATGTGAGGACTCAGAGGAGAATAAGCAAAGGCTCACTGGTGCCCCTTTCCTGCCAAAACATTTCTCAACCAGCAGTGAAGAGGGAAGTCCTAACCAGTCCACCCCGATGCTGGCTAAGTCTGGGGTCAAGTTCACTGCTGATAAGCCTGTCATTGAAGTCCCATGTATGACCATACTAGACAATAAAGATGGAGAGCAGGCCAAGGCCCTATTTGAAAAGGTTAGGAAATTCCGTACCCACGTGGAAGACAGTGATTTGATCTACAAGCTCTATGTTGCCCAAACAGTGATCAAAACTGTGAAGTTCATTTTGATCTTGTGTTACACAATGACGTTTGTTGCTGCCATTGACTTTGACCATGTGTGTGAGCCTGACATAAAACATTTAACTGGATACACTAAATTCCAATGCACACATAACATGGCATTCATGTTAAGGAAGCTGCTTGTCAGCTATATTTCCCTTGTCTGTATATACGGCCTAATCTGTATATACACTCTCTTTTGGCTCTTTCGACGACCTCTCAAGGAGTACTCTTTCGAgaaagtcagagaggagagtagcTTCAGTGACATTCCTGATGTGAAGAACGACTTTGCGTTTCTCTTGCACATGGTGGATCAGTACGACCAGCTGTACTCTAAGCGTTTTGGTGTCTTCCTCTCTGAAGTCAGTGAGAACAAGCTGCGGGAGATCAGCCTGAATCACGAGTGGACATTCGAGAAACTGAGACAGCATGTAACCCGCAACGCTCAGGACAAACTGGAGCTCCATCTCTTCATGCTGTCAGGTTTGCCAGACGCTGTTTTTGACCTGACAGATCTGGAGATCCTGAAGCTGGAGCTGATCCCAGAGGCCAGGATAACAGCCAAGATCTCCCAGATGATCAACATTCAGGAGCTACACTTCTACCACTGTCCTGCCAAAGTCGAGCAGACCGCGTTCAGTTTCCTTCGTGACCACCTCCGGTGCCTTCATGTCAAGTTTACGGATGTAGCCGAGATCCCCACTTGGGTGTACCTGTTGAAAAGTCTGAGGGAGCTGTACTTGGTCGGGAATCTGAATTCTGAAAACAACAAGATGATCGGTTTAGAATCTCTCAGAGACCTGAGGCATCTAAAGATTCTGCATCTAAAAAGCAATTTGACGAAGGTCCCGACCAACATAACAGATCTCTCTCCACACCTGATCAAGCTGGTGGTACACAATGACGGTACTAAACTCCTGGTACTGAACAGTTTGAAGAAAATGATGAACCTAGCTGAACTAGAGCTTCACAACTGTGAACTGGAGAGGATACCCCATGCTATTTTCAGTTTGACCAACCTGCAGGAGCTGGACCTGAAATCCAACAACATTCGTACCATTGAGGAGGTCATCAGCTTCCAGCACCTCAAGAGGCTGATCTGCCTCAAACTGTGGCACAATAAAATCATTACCATTCCATTGTCAATAAGCCATGTCAAAAACCTTGAGTCCCTCTACCTTTCTCACAATAAACTTGAATCTCTGCCCGTACCCTTGTTTAACCTGCTCAAGCTGAGGTATCTGGACATTAGCCACAACTCCATAGCGGTGATTCCGCTGGAGATTGGTTTTATGCAGAACCTCCAGCACTTTGCCATTACAGGCAACAAGGTGGAGGTAGTACCCAAGCAGCTGTTTAAGTGCACCAAACTGAGGACACTAAGTCTGGGACACAATTGTATCGCCGTCCTTCCAGAGAAGATCAGCAATCTGGTGCAGCTAACAAACCTGGAGCTGAAGGGAAACTGTCTGGACCGCCTGCCGCCCCAGCTAGGCCAGTGTCACCTCCTCCGCAGGAACTGCCTGGTGGTGGAGGACCACCTGTTTGACTCACTCCCCCTAGAGATCAAGGAGAGTATCAATCAGGAAGCCAACGTGCCCTTTGCTAATGGGGTGTGA